The Panicum hallii strain FIL2 chromosome 5, PHallii_v3.1, whole genome shotgun sequence genome contains the following window.
AGGCCAAACTATCCCTGATCGATTTTCACGTGCGTGAGCAGTGTAAAAGTTCACATGATCACACTGCACAAAGCCATCTATATATGGCAAACCTGACAACTTTACCTTACGAGGATAGAAGTGAAATTAACCACGCTCGAGTGTGGAATATTACATATTTACATCTCATGCTGCCGCGAAACAGTAAAAGTCACTCAACAATTTGCTTCCAAATAATGTCAGTAATTCGATCGATCAATGGATCGACCTGCTTCTGCTTTTTGCATATATAGCACTGTGTAAAGTAATTACACTTGCTTAATTCACTTTGGCTCGCTACATTTAATGGTTTAATCGTTATTACCCTCGGTAAAAATAACCCCCAATACTCATCATCATGTAGTAGACGAACAGTCTACGCTGCCAAGTTGATCGTGACCGCGAACGACAGCTCCAGCGCGTCGTCCCCGACGATGACCGCGCTGGCGCCCGACGGGACGACGGTGTACGCCGTCTCCTCGACGATCGCGAGGTCCCTGCACACGTTGAGCGTGAAGGGCACCTCGACGGCGGCCCCGGCGGGCACGAACACCCTCCGGAACGCCACCAGCTGCTTCCGCGGCGCGTCGCCCACCTCGGCCCGCGGCGCGGTGTACACCGGCACCACGtggccgccgcccacgccgccggtGTTGCGCACCGTGACGGCGAAGCTCACGGCCTCGTCGCACCTGTGGCTGGCGACGTTGAGCGCCGGGCAGGCCGGCGCCGGGGACGGCGCCGCGCCAGACTTGTAGGTGAGCGGCTTGCAGTGCTCCCACGCGCCGATCGGGATGGTGACCGTGGCGCCGGTGGTGGCCGACGCGTAGCTGAAGTTGGTGTAGCTGAGGCCGTGGCCGAACGGGTAGAGCACGGCCGGGCCGTCGTAGAACTTGTAGGTCCGGCCGGGGTAGCCACGCGCCGCGTCGGGACGCAGCGCCATGGACGTCATCGGGATCTGGTTCACGTACTCGTTCTTGAACCAGGTCAGTGGTAGCCTCCCCCCTGTTCGTGGTGATCCAAGAACAAAGTGTTTCAAAACATCGGTGATGCAGACGTAGTGAATTACGATCTGCATTTGTAAAGCAATTACGCACCTGGATTGTGTTTGCCGAAGAGGACGTCGGCGATGGCCGTGCCGCCTTCCTCGCCGGGGTACCCAGCCCACACGATGGCGCCGATCTTCAGGTTGTTCTGTGCGAAGGAGACGTCCACGCCGCCGGCCGACATGATCACCAGGACGATCGGGTACGGGGAGGCCTCGGCGACCGCATTGATCCAGCCGGTCTGGTTCCACGGCAGGAGGAGGTCCTCCCTGTCGTTGCTCTCCCTCTCCACGCTCATGTTCAGGCCGGCGATGACGATGGTCGCGTCGGCGATCTTCGCCGTCCTGGCTGCTCTGCCCATCCCTTCCGCCGTGTCACACGCCCCGTTGTCGCAGGCGTGCACGTACGTGGCGTTCACCATCTTCCTTATAGCGTTGTACGGCGTCACAACTCTGCAAGGCTTACCTGCGCTCCATTTGAAAACCAAGAAGAATCTTAGACGACAGTAAATTTGGCCTATTTGTCAGATACAGGGAACAGTAAAAAAAGGAACACCACTGTCAGTTTCTGCCGAAATTTACCTCGGTAGTCTCCGAGCATGACGTCCGTGGCATTGATGTGTTCCAACAGGCCAACCAACGACACGGATTTAATCTTGTTGGGGTCCAATGGGAGGCGGTGGGCATCGTTCTTGAGGAGGACCATCCCCTGCCTCGCGGCGTCGGCAGCCAGCTCCTTGTGCTCCTTGCTGCAGACGTCGGTGGCGCCGAGGGACTCGAACTCCGGCATGCCGTCGAAGAAGCCGAGGCGCATGAGGGTGAGGTAGACGTTGGTGAGCGCGTTGTCGACGTCGGCCTCCATGATCTTCCCCTGCCGCACGGCGTCGACACCGTAGGTGGTGAAGAAGTCCCGGGCGCCTTCCCAGAACATGCCGCAGTCGAGGTCGAGCCCGGCCttcatggcggcggcggtggcctcGACGCCCGTATAGTTGAGCCACTTGGCGTCGCGGACCATGACGCGCACCGAGTCGCAGTCGGAGACGATGTACCCGTGCAGCTGCCACTGGTCCCGGACGGTCTCCGTCAGGAGGCGCGCGTCGGCGCAGGCCGGGATGCCGTTGACGCGGTTGTAGGAGCACATGACGCAGCTGGCGTCGCCGTCCCGGATGCACATCTCGAAGGGGCGCTCGAAGGTCTCGACCATGTCGCGCTCCTGGACCTGCGCGTCGAAGGTGAGGCGGTCGGCCTTGAACCACGCGTCCACGTCGTAGGCTGCGAAGTGCTTGCAGCAGCTGGACACCTTGATGGGCCGCGCGAACGggtccccggcggcggcggtgcggccgCTGCCGACGTCCTGCATTCCGCGCACGAAGTTGACGGCGTAGCGGCCGACGACGAAGGGGTCCTCGCCGGGGGTCTCGCTGGCGCGGCCCCACCGCGGGTCGCGCACCACGTTGATGTTGGGGCTCCAGTAGGTGAGCTCGGCGTGGCCGAGGTTGTACATGGCCCTGATCTCCGTGGACACCGCGCCGCCGACGGCGCGCCACAGCGACTCGTTGAACGCCGCGGCGGCGTTGATGACGAGCGGGAAGCTGGTGGCGCCGGGCACGACGTCGCCGAACCAGGTGCCCCCGGGGCCGACGTCGGAGACGCCGTGCAGGGCCTCCCCCCACCACCTGTAGGGCGGCAGGCCGACGCGGGGCGCGCCCTCCGCCTGGTCCCCGAGGTTGCGCACCTTCTCCTCCAGTGTCATCCGCCCGACCAGGTCGCGCACCCGGTCGGCGTACGGCAGCGACGCGTCGCAGTACCGGAAGCGCGACGCGTCGAGGCCCAGCGCCGCGAACCGCGCCGGGTCGCACACCCTGGTGTAGTTCCTCCCGGCGGTGGTGATgggcccgcgcccgcccgcgccgccggcggccgcggaaGAGACGGCGGCAATGGCGCACAGGAGAGCGACCGCCAGGGTGGGATGGCAccgggaggaggacgaggatgcCGATGCCATGGCGGCAAGAGGCATCCTCTGCTCCCGGTGGCTCGGGCTGGACGAAGAGTGAACAGATCCATGAGGCGGTGTATATAGGACGCTGGCACTCTCGATCAGCGCCGACACGGGCACGCAGTGAGTGAGGAAGCTCGGGAAAAAAAAGTTGGACCAGCTGGAATCATGGGAATTCAGTGCAGTTGTTTATGAGAAGGATGAACCGAAGGGTGTACTCCAGGATTGTCTCGTCTTTGCTTCGCCGGGACGAGCTGTGAACTGTCCAGGGCATTAAGGCGTTCACGTTCCGCCAGCGATGATGGTAGGATACGATCCTTGGACGACGAACAGTGTCTGGCGCCCCATGCAGATCAGCCATTCTGATCGTGCGATGCGTGCCCGAGTTTGGTCATGTCATGTGTGCTGTCCATGGATAGCTGAGGCCTAGCTACCGAATGCACGAAGCAATTGCCCGTCTTCAATATTTTGTTCCAGTTTGCTGAGttgaaaaagaagagaaacttTAGTTCCTAAAACCTGGCAAGCCTGTGCAAGCAAGTAATCACGGGTGCACACAGCTTTATTACCCCCCCACCACACGCCAAGCTACTAGTAGGCTCATCTTGCCCTTTGCTCGGGTCGTCGCCCGTTGCTTGTCCGGCGTCGAGTGTGTTTCTGTCGGGTAAGGCATGCCATGTGCGGGATGAGATTTGTAGGAATTGTTGTCCGTGGCAAGCGATGATTCGTCGTACAGGACTAGAGACTTTGGGCATGCTGGCCCGGGGTACAGTACAGGGGGATCTgatcggaggaggaggaacTGACACCACCAGACGACATACAAAGCGCAGGCTGGCAGCTGGCCGGTCGAGCAGGCCGATGGGGCTCccagctccgttcgtttgtttcTGCCCTCGTCTCGTTCCGCGctgcgcggcggccgccgttcCGGCGCAGGCTCGGTTGTGCAAGTCGCTGCTGGGATCGAGTCGCAACGCACGAGCCACATGGGAGCCAGCCAGCCAGAGCTCCGGATGCATCTCATGGCCTCTGTTCCTGCAACCAGACATTTAATTACGTAGCGCGTGCTGGCTTATTtaagagcagcagcagcggggCATACATACTAGTATCCGGTTATTATTATGACATGGATCAGGACACGGGCGGCAGAATTGCACAGCGCATGTATCCATGTGCGCACGATAGACCCCTGTCCTGAGTCCTGACCGGCCGATCGAAGAGTACGTTTCCGCCGGGAGGTTGGTTGTGAGTGGTGCCACGGCCGGAACATGCTCATCAACGACCCGGGACCTCCATAGGCCACGGTATAGTTGGCCAAACGGGCCGCACGGCATCGTACCGGCACGAGCACTAAGTGGCACGGCCGCGTGTCCATTAGTACCGTCGTGCCGATGTCTCAGCACTAGCACGACACTATATGCCAATGGCCGTGCCGGACTGTGCCACAGGGCAGGATAGTACTCGTGCCGGCACTAGCACAAAGTGCCTACAAAGTGCCTCACACAAGTCGGTACTAAAATTGATCAGAATTTTATGCACAACATAATTATTCACAGAACAGCTACACAAGAGATCACAAACACAAAAAATCACAAAATACCAATTCATTAGGAGCTTAGTGCAATGGCTGCCTCATTAAAAATCTGCCCAGGTAAAACTCACccctatgagaaaccctagacaGGAAAAGAGTACAGCCAAGCTCCATTAAAGAGTTCATTATTTTACTTTTACATCAACAGCATAGGTCCAGGTCCAGCACCTGCAGACTAGCAATCATAAAATATTACAGTCTCATTACATAAATATTCATGAATCAAGATAAAGTCCTTTAAATGCTTCTTCAAGTTTCTTGTTCTCCACATTCTGTTGCAGTCTTGCTTCTGCAGCTTCCCAGTCCTTGATGCAGGTCGGATCTCCACCATTTTAGGTTTCAGCTTCCTTCGCCCCTCCTCGATGATCCTACCAGTCATACTAAAAGTGGATTTTGAAGATATGGTAGACACATGAACAGTTAAGATATCTTTAGCCTGATTGAGAGTACTGGATATGTGATATGTAAGTTTGTGCTGATGCCACCAGTTCAAGATGTTAAAGTCATCAATTAGATGGTTGACAGTGTCACAGTCCAAGTAGGACACAAGTTCAGAAGCATTAGAAGCTGATGACCTTACCGCATACAGTAAAGAAGTTGCAGATGTATCTCTAGACATATTAAGACTATTAGGTAAGATACCACCACCCAAACTAGCACCACTATCATCATCATAAATTTTATCCTAAGCAGATGTTGACTTACCGGATAGGATAGAAGGGTCAGTCCTCCTCAACCTAACAACATCATATTTCTTATCATACTTATTGTACACATCAGTAAGTCTAGCTCCAGTGCCAACCAAATAAGCAGCATAATCTGTACTGATGAGACTACCTAACCTTCAAAGCACCCTAGTAAAACCTTTCATTTTAGCTCTAGGATCCAAGATGAATGCAAAATAATAAAGCAAAGGTATGTCCCTCCAGTACTTATTATATTTGTTTATCATAAGTTGAACCACATATCTGATGTGCACATCATTAGTATAATTTTTTAGTGTAGAGCAATCTTAACAAGATAATGAATCATAAGTGGAGATGTAGGATAATACACAACAGACAATGCAACTGTTGAATCATAAAACAGCTCAAGAAATGAAAGTACTTTTTTGTGCCACAGCCCAATGCTCATCGGTTAACAATAAGGGCTCACCTGATACTGAGCATGGATGAAAGTAGTGAAAGGGGTCTTATGAGGAAATAGATGCTTAAGCATTAGAAAGGTAGAATTCCACCTAACATTCATGTCCAGCTA
Protein-coding sequences here:
- the LOC112894667 gene encoding beta-xylosidase/alpha-L-arabinofuranosidase 1-like is translated as MPLAAMASASSSSSRCHPTLAVALLCAIAAVSSAAAGGAGGRGPITTAGRNYTRVCDPARFAALGLDASRFRYCDASLPYADRVRDLVGRMTLEEKVRNLGDQAEGAPRVGLPPYRWWGEALHGVSDVGPGGTWFGDVVPGATSFPLVINAAAAFNESLWRAVGGAVSTEIRAMYNLGHAELTYWSPNINVVRDPRWGRASETPGEDPFVVGRYAVNFVRGMQDVGSGRTAAAGDPFARPIKVSSCCKHFAAYDVDAWFKADRLTFDAQVQERDMVETFERPFEMCIRDGDASCVMCSYNRVNGIPACADARLLTETVRDQWQLHGYIVSDCDSVRVMVRDAKWLNYTGVEATAAAMKAGLDLDCGMFWEGARDFFTTYGVDAVRQGKIMEADVDNALTNVYLTLMRLGFFDGMPEFESLGATDVCSKEHKELAADAARQGMVLLKNDAHRLPLDPNKIKSVSLVGLLEHINATDVMLGDYRGKPCRVVTPYNAIRKMVNATYVHACDNGACDTAEGMGRAARTAKIADATIVIAGLNMSVERESNDREDLLLPWNQTGWINAVAEASPYPIVLVIMSAGGVDVSFAQNNLKIGAIVWAGYPGEEGGTAIADVLFGKHNPGGRLPLTWFKNEYVNQIPMTSMALRPDAARGYPGRTYKFYDGPAVLYPFGHGLSYTNFSYASATTGATVTIPIGAWEHCKPLTYKSGAAPSPAPACPALNVASHRCDEAVSFAVTVRNTGGVGGGHVVPVYTAPRAEVGDAPRKQLVAFRRVFVPAGAAVEVPFTLNVCRDLAIVEETAYTVVPSGASAVIVGDDALELSFAVTINLAA